The DNA region CCGCACGGACCCGGTCGGTCATCGTCTGGACGGCGTCAGGGTCGGTCAGGTCGGCGTCGATGGCCACGCCAGGACTTCCGCCGCGGTCGAAGGTGGCGAGGAGTGCCCGTGCCTCCCTCTCCTGACCGAGGTGGTTGATGGCCACGGTGGCTCCTGACGTGGAGAGTGCGCGGCCGATCTCGGCACCAATGCCGGTGGCGCCGCCGGTGACGAGGGCAGTCCGGCCTTGCAGCGGCCGGGCTTGGAGATGGGTCTTAAGCAGGGGCAGGGACATTGCGGCTCCGTTCGCCGGGGTCGGAATGAAGGACCGGTGCGGTGGAGAGGAAGACGTCGAGCTCAGTGCCGGGGTGCTGGCTCTCGGCGAGCTTGACCAGGACGAGCAGCAGGTCGTGGCCGGTCAGCCGGGCGGCGGGAATGACGCCGAGGATGCGCAGGGCGAAGAAGGCACGGAGTTCATCCATACCGATGCCGCCATGGCCGCAGAGGCCGTGCAAGGCTCCCGCGATGGCGGCGTGGCGGCCGGGGCCTGTGTTCCAGGTGTAGTGGATGTCGATGTGCCCTGTGGTGGCGTCCAGTTCCAGGTGGTCGATGCGAGGGCGGGTGTGGGAGGGCAGGGCCAAGCGAAGGGTGCGTGCGTACACGTCGGGCTGGTAACGAGGGACGAGCCAGCCGCCCAGGGCCATCAGGTACCAGAGCAGGTTCGCGGCTTCGCCCGCGATGGTGTTGCGACCGGCGAACTCGAAGTCGAGCCAGCACAGTGGGTCGGCGATGTTGGGCTCGGTGGGGTCGCCCTGCGTCAGCCCGGTTGGCCAGCGCCGGTCGGGGCTCAAGGTGTGGCGGACGCTGTCGATGGTTGCGGCGACGTTCAGCGTGAGCGGTCGGCCGTTGGCAGTGACCGTGTAGCCGGCCAGCTCCTGGGCGGTGAGGGTAACGTCGGAGTGGGGCAGGGTGATCGGCAGGTCCCGTCGCAGGTACCAGCGGTCGAGCCGGCCGCCGGGCCGGATCCGGTCGAGGTAAAGGTCCGGCACACACCTGGCGAGCGGAACCACCTTTCCGGTCTCGTCGGCCGGTGCCCGCAGGTTGTGGCAGACGCCGTCCACAAGGCGGGCCAGGCGGGGGAGCGCGGACGGATCGCGGTCAGCCAAGGCGATCACGTCGCCGAGCAGCAGCTCGCATCGTCCACTGGCGAAGACATCCTCGTACGCCAGCAGATGGCGGCCCGGCAACGCCGGACGCCCCCGCAGGGCCGGAACCCGGATCCGGGAGACAAGCTGCGACCAGCCCTGAACTTCGGCTTCGGCAGCCTCCCGGGTCGCGACTTCCTTGTGGAAGGCGACCGCGGTCGAGGCCCTCAGCCGGCCACTCGCGCTCACCTCGCTTCTCCGGGAAGGGTGGCCAGCCAGCTGCGCAGGACGACCAACGCCAGATCCTCTGCGGCAGACCGCTCGGTGCGGGCCGCCGCGACCATGCTCGTGTCCTGGCGGCCCGCCTCTACAAGTGCCTGCAGGGCGTCGCTGTCGGAGGGGCACTCGATCCCGCTGTACCGCAGCTGGATCTTCGCCAGGAGCGCGGTGACCTTGTAGAGGCCGCGGAGGTCAGGCGCACCCTTCAGGAGCTGGCGCCGGATCTCGACGGCAGCCTGGATCCCGTCACGCAGGCTCACGTCAACGTCGGTGGCCGCGTCCGGGGCAGGCAGAGCCAGCCCCGGAGCACACCACAGGGGGACGAGGCCGCCGCTGCCGATGAGCGCGAGGATGTGCAGGAGTCTGGAGGTGACGGCTCCGGCTCGGCACTCGGCACGGGTCAGCACGGTCAGTCCGAGCTTGACTCCGCCGAGTTCGGCTTCCAGGTCGGCCAGGACGCGGCGCATCCCTTCCAGGGACTCGGCGTCGGCAACGACGAACACGTCGAGGTCGCTCCAGCCGTGCTGGTACTTGCCCCGGGCGCCGCTGCCAGTGACGGCCAGGAGGTCGATCAGGGGCTGCGGTCCGGTCAGGCGATCGAGGAGTGTGGAGAGGTAGGACTCCAGGTGTACCGGCAGGCCCAGGGCGTTGACCGGCATGGTGCTCGGCTGGTGCTCGGGCCACTGGCGGGTCAGGACCAGGTGGTCCAGTCGGCGTTCCAGCGCCAAGCGGGGCCCGTCGTTACTGATGACCTCCTGGGCGATGGAGGCGATCTTGTCGGCACCCCTGGCGCTCTTGACGCGGTCACGGTCGGCGACGTCCTGGGCGCCTGCAGTCCCGCGCTGTGCGCGAACTGGTGCGGAGGTGTCCAGGTAGGTGATGGTGAGCTGAGGGCCAAGCATCCTGGCGAGCTCGGCCGCCGAGTCGAAATCGTGCAGCGACTCGATGCTGACGCAGTCGACGAAGTGGTGAGCCTGGCAGTACCGATCGAGGCCGTCCACGATCAGTTCGGCCTGGACGACCGGGGCCACCCGGTACGGGTCCGCGATGCCCGCACGGTCGGCGGCGTCCTCGATCAGATAGCCAATCTTGAGGCGGGCGTGCCCATGGTGGGTTCTCAAGTACTCGCTGGCGGTGCTCTTGCCGCTCTCCGACATCCCGCCGAGTGCGATGACGTGCACACCTGCCATTGCCCTGACGGGAATGGCGGGGTGCAGTGGCGCCAGGAGACGGCGGACCTCGTCCTGGATGGTTACGGTCGATCGGTCGCCGATGCCGATCACCATGGCGAAGCGGCCGTCCGCGACGAGCCGGTTGATCTGAGCGTGGAGGTGGCGCTGGTAGGCCGCGTAGATGTCCGTGACAGTGGCCTCGTGGGACAGGCTCCGGCGGGTACCTTCCTCGGCGTCCTCACAGTGCAGGAGCAGGAGGGCGCGTTCGTCTCGTTCGGCTGCCCGGAGAGCAGACTCGTACGGCGCCAGGAGGGAGCGAGCACGGTCGGCGGCCCGCCAGGCATCCAGGTTCTCCCGTACGGCGACGGTGGCCGCGACGGACGCCTCCAGCATCGGGATCCCGCGGTCCAGAAACCGCACGGGCGCGGAGTACGGATGCCGGGAGCGCTCCAGGTAGGAATGGGCGAGAACATCGGCGACCTCCTCGGCCGGCCCCGTCTCGAACCACCAGCGGCCCATGCCGTCGGTCTTGATGGCCGCCCAGCGCCGGTCGTAGTGGTCAAGGGGGCCTGCCGAGGTGGCGGCAGAGCCCATACGACGGGCGAGAATTCCGATCTGTTTGGTCTTGCCGGTGTTGTCGGGACCGCTGAACGCGACCGACACGGGGAGGGGCTGCGTATCGCTGCTGAGCTGGCTGATCATCGGCTTCCCTTCGCAGGGTGGTGCAGAGCAGGTCGGGCATGGCGGGACCGCGGTTGTCCTATCCGGCGGCGTCGTCCGGGCCTGGGTCGTCGACGTTGAGCGAGGGATGCGCCAGGAAGTCCTGATCAGCCAAGTACTCGCCCTGAACGAGCGCGCCGATCACGGCGAGTCCTGCAGCTGTGCCGAGCGCCCACACCCAGGTCAGGGCAGTTCCGAGCGGATCGGATAACGCGGGCCGGATCACGTGGCCGCTGCTTCCTGGGCCTTCGCGCGCAGGGCGACGGCCCGCTCCAGCTGGGCGCTCAGCAGGAGGACTCTGCCCGGGTCCATTTCGAGGGTCGTGGTGGTCTTCGTACCGTCGAGGAAGCAGACCTCGATCGGCAGGGCCGCGTGCCCGGTCCGTCGGTCGTAGCGGGGGTCCTTGTCCAGGAGTGCGAGGCCGCAGACGATCGGGGTCGTCTGCCGGGAGTCACGTCCGGCCACCTTGTGGGGTGCCGGATGCTGCGTTGTCTCGTCCGCCGTCGAGGGCGGGGTCGTGCGGCTGCGGGGGTCGTGGTCGGTCGTCGTCACCGGTGTTCCTCTCACGCGTCCGGGCAGGCACCAACAGGCCCTGATCAGGGCCTGTTCGAGCCAATCGGAGATCCAAGGGGTGATGTTCAGTCAACGACGATCCGCGGTCCCGGGGCAGGGCCCAGGATGTAGTCCTGCGTAATCCCGCGTAATCCAGGTGGGGAGGGTGACGGGGTGCCGAAGAACCCGGCTGTCGCGGAGCTGATCAAGCAGGCGTGCCAAGAACGGGGCTGGGGGCCGTCGGAGTTGGCACGCGCGCTCGGTCTGGCGGAGAGCGGCGACCCGCGGCGTCTGCAGCGCCAGCACGCCCGGCGCTGGATCGAGGGGGAGCGAACCCCCGACCATTGGTGGCCCTACATCGCCCAGGTGTTGGGACTAGACCCGGAAGCGATCAACCTTCCAGAGATCGCGCCGGCGGCACTCCACGCCGATACCGTGGCATCAGTCCTCCAGCTGGGAAGGAACGACGTGGACCGCCGGAACTTCATCCTCGCCTCCAGCGGATACGCCCTGTCTGCCCTCGGCCTGCCCGACATGGACAGCATCACCCGCCGGACCACAACCGTCTCCCCAGGGGCCGTTCGCGTCGGCAGGGGCGAGGTGGCAGCCGTGCGCCACATGGTGAAGGCCCTCGGCGACTCGGCGTCCGAACTCGGCGGCGGCCACGCGCGCCATCTGGCCGTCCGCTACCTGACCCAGGACGTTGCTCCCTGGCTGGAGGGCCGCTTCACCGAAGCCACCGGGCGCGAGCTGTTCGCCGCGACCTCCCAGCTGGTCCACCTCGCCGGCTGGATGGCCCAGGACGAAGGCGACACCCTCGAACTGCGCGGGCTCGCTCAGGGCTACTACGCCCACTCCTTCCGCCTGGCCGCCGAGGCCGGCGACGCGGAGCTGTCCGCCACCGCCCTGCGGGGGCTCGCTGTCCAGTGCGTCGACCTGGGCTACCGAGCCGAGGCCGTCCAGCTCGGCGAAGCCTGCGTGGAGTACGGCCGCCACCTGGACAACCCGCGAGCCGTCGCCTACTACGAAGCCACCCTCGCCAACGCCGCCGCCCAGGACGACGACCGCCACATGGCGACCAAGCACCTCGCCATGTCCGAGACCGCCATCGGCAGACCTGCCACCGCAGGCAGCGATTCCTGGGCGGCCCATTACTCCCCCGGCCGCTGGGCCCACGAATCCGGCATGATCCTCTCCCGCCTCGGCGACCTCG from Streptomyces sp. NBC_01591 includes:
- a CDS encoding nucleotidyltransferase domain-containing protein — encoded protein: MISQLSSDTQPLPVSVAFSGPDNTGKTKQIGILARRMGSAATSAGPLDHYDRRWAAIKTDGMGRWWFETGPAEEVADVLAHSYLERSRHPYSAPVRFLDRGIPMLEASVAATVAVRENLDAWRAADRARSLLAPYESALRAAERDERALLLLHCEDAEEGTRRSLSHEATVTDIYAAYQRHLHAQINRLVADGRFAMVIGIGDRSTVTIQDEVRRLLAPLHPAIPVRAMAGVHVIALGGMSESGKSTASEYLRTHHGHARLKIGYLIEDAADRAGIADPYRVAPVVQAELIVDGLDRYCQAHHFVDCVSIESLHDFDSAAELARMLGPQLTITYLDTSAPVRAQRGTAGAQDVADRDRVKSARGADKIASIAQEVISNDGPRLALERRLDHLVLTRQWPEHQPSTMPVNALGLPVHLESYLSTLLDRLTGPQPLIDLLAVTGSGARGKYQHGWSDLDVFVVADAESLEGMRRVLADLEAELGGVKLGLTVLTRAECRAGAVTSRLLHILALIGSGGLVPLWCAPGLALPAPDAATDVDVSLRDGIQAAVEIRRQLLKGAPDLRGLYKVTALLAKIQLRYSGIECPSDSDALQALVEAGRQDTSMVAAARTERSAAEDLALVVLRSWLATLPGEAR
- a CDS encoding tetratricopeptide repeat protein, with the translated sequence MPKNPAVAELIKQACQERGWGPSELARALGLAESGDPRRLQRQHARRWIEGERTPDHWWPYIAQVLGLDPEAINLPEIAPAALHADTVASVLQLGRNDVDRRNFILASSGYALSALGLPDMDSITRRTTTVSPGAVRVGRGEVAAVRHMVKALGDSASELGGGHARHLAVRYLTQDVAPWLEGRFTEATGRELFAATSQLVHLAGWMAQDEGDTLELRGLAQGYYAHSFRLAAEAGDAELSATALRGLAVQCVDLGYRAEAVQLGEACVEYGRHLDNPRAVAYYEATLANAAAQDDDRHMATKHLAMSETAIGRPATAGSDSWAAHYSPGRWAHESGMILSRLGDLDAAEEHLHLALDIHGLDRRRTRAIVLADLGGVRLRQGDVDGAMATWREFLDCADGIRSIKVQAALRDMRVRLRRYSGVPEAQELRERAARVTA